Proteins encoded together in one Candidatus Poribacteria bacterium window:
- a CDS encoding ABC transporter substrate-binding protein, translating to MKLKSFVFIVAIATLIVGVSACERVSPIVQPTTPDTQDKRQEISVGIVLPLTGHVAPTGQLMKRGFALAIDEINTADVSKVGLKFIFEDGMGTPEGAVKAFNKLIHTEKVTAILGPSTSSATQAAFPIAQENEIVALSPTAGASGLTEIGDFVFRLPGTTQVAIATGIKATQAKLGYQQVATLYDDADLFSTDQDRTLRAVFAANGIEAFTPETFQTGDTDFLSQLTRIKALNPDAIFVSALPPEKPGILIQAHRLGITVPIIISSLTDLEIEAAGPAAEGAITFISWLTTDDTPGNHAFVQNYSEMFGEEPNGFAAVSYASVYILAAAITNAHSTDSTAIRDALADIRDFDTILGKFSFNANGDGVYDQKALIVKDGVLQPFE from the coding sequence ATTAAATTGAAGTCATTTGTATTTATCGTGGCAATTGCCACCTTGATAGTGGGCGTTTCTGCCTGTGAGCGGGTGTCCCCAATTGTTCAACCTACCACTCCCGATACACAAGATAAGCGTCAAGAAATTTCTGTCGGAATCGTTTTACCTTTGACAGGACACGTGGCTCCTACCGGACAACTCATGAAGCGGGGTTTTGCGCTTGCTATTGATGAAATTAACACAGCAGATGTCAGTAAGGTCGGACTCAAGTTTATCTTCGAGGATGGCATGGGCACCCCAGAAGGAGCGGTTAAGGCATTCAACAAACTTATTCATACGGAGAAGGTGACTGCTATTCTCGGTCCCTCGACTTCCAGCGCAACTCAGGCAGCATTTCCGATAGCACAAGAGAATGAGATCGTAGCACTTAGCCCAACAGCAGGGGCAAGCGGCCTTACCGAAATCGGTGACTTTGTCTTCCGTCTTCCGGGCACGACCCAGGTCGCCATTGCTACAGGCATCAAGGCGACGCAGGCAAAACTCGGCTATCAACAGGTCGCTACGCTCTACGACGATGCCGATCTTTTCTCTACGGATCAAGACAGGACATTACGGGCAGTATTCGCTGCAAATGGTATTGAGGCGTTCACTCCGGAAACCTTCCAAACGGGTGATACTGACTTCTTATCGCAGCTCACTCGGATAAAGGCGTTGAACCCGGATGCTATCTTCGTCTCGGCGTTGCCACCCGAAAAACCGGGGATATTGATTCAGGCACACCGACTCGGTATCACCGTGCCTATTATTATTTCTTCGTTAACCGATCTTGAGATAGAAGCTGCGGGCCCCGCCGCCGAAGGTGCGATCACTTTCATAAGTTGGCTCACGACAGACGATACTCCCGGAAACCACGCCTTCGTTCAGAATTATAGCGAAATGTTTGGCGAGGAGCCAAATGGCTTTGCCGCAGTTTCTTATGCGTCCGTCTATATCTTGGCGGCGGCAATTACGAATGCCCACTCCACGGATTCAACTGCGATTCGAGATGCCTTGGCGGATATCAGAGACTTCGACACAATTTTGGGTAAGTTCTCTTTTAATGCCAACGGGGATGGCGTTTATGACCAGAAAGCACTGATAGTCAAAGACGGGGTATTGCAACCCTTTGAGTAA
- a CDS encoding ribonuclease J, with translation MTEDFEFERIEGNVSIIPLGGLGEFGLNMMVYETENDIIVVDTGFMLPNADMPGVDLILPDIHYLVERQEKIRGILLTHGHEDHIGALFYVLRQLDVPVYGTQLTLAIASGRLREYNVLSKAQLNTIAPGDTVELGDFSAEFIHVTHSIPDTVAIALRTPVGVIVHTGDFKFDMTPVDGRLSDIQTLARLGAEGVLLLASDSTNAERPGQTPSERSIYGTIDNIFQKAEQKLFLCTFSSSLHRIQQFIDLAGIHRRLVAVTGRSLLNNIRTATELGYLNVNPDYLIDARDTSMFKPHELVILSTGSQGEHRSALSLMALDNHPFLKVEQGDTVVMSARIIPGNEKAIGNVVNHLLRRGAKIYHERNADVHVSGHGSSEDLKLMLNLLQPKFFMPMHGEYQNLMRHAELAESMGIPSDNIKVAEDGELILLTPETCEVFGREGRSGRVFVDGKPEFELEDIVLRDRIQLSEDGIVVPIVVLHSDAGEDKQELTAKSQEESEQQLEGGSTENDSHISTHLTEPQGKIRTQIEIISRGFVYMDKSEELIEEVKEITQSIIENLSDEQKEETEAVQDEIRGSLRRFFSKQMQRTPLIFPVVMRV, from the coding sequence ATGACAGAAGATTTTGAATTTGAAAGGATCGAGGGAAACGTTTCAATCATTCCATTGGGAGGTTTAGGCGAATTTGGGCTTAACATGATGGTGTATGAGACTGAAAATGACATTATCGTCGTTGACACAGGTTTCATGCTACCGAATGCAGACATGCCCGGTGTCGATCTGATATTACCAGATATCCACTATCTCGTTGAACGACAGGAAAAGATTCGCGGGATCCTTCTCACGCACGGACATGAAGATCATATCGGTGCCTTATTTTACGTTCTACGACAGTTAGATGTGCCGGTCTATGGCACGCAGCTGACCCTGGCGATTGCAAGCGGCAGATTACGTGAATACAATGTTCTCAGCAAGGCACAACTCAATACGATTGCCCCTGGCGATACAGTCGAGTTAGGTGATTTTTCAGCCGAATTCATCCATGTTACACACAGTATTCCAGATACCGTAGCAATTGCACTACGCACACCCGTCGGTGTCATCGTTCATACAGGCGATTTCAAGTTTGACATGACCCCTGTCGATGGTAGGTTGAGCGACATTCAGACGCTGGCGCGTCTCGGAGCAGAGGGTGTCCTGCTGCTCGCTTCCGATAGCACGAACGCAGAGCGACCCGGGCAAACCCCTTCTGAGCGGAGCATCTATGGAACGATAGACAACATCTTTCAGAAGGCTGAGCAGAAGTTGTTTCTCTGTACCTTTTCTTCGAGTCTGCACCGCATCCAGCAATTCATCGACTTGGCAGGTATACATCGGAGGCTTGTGGCTGTCACTGGACGCTCCTTGCTCAACAATATCCGCACCGCCACTGAACTGGGCTATCTCAACGTGAATCCGGATTATCTCATTGACGCTCGCGATACGTCCATGTTTAAACCGCACGAGCTCGTGATTTTAAGCACCGGCAGCCAAGGCGAACACCGATCTGCTCTATCATTGATGGCACTTGACAACCACCCGTTTTTAAAAGTGGAACAAGGGGATACGGTCGTCATGTCTGCCAGGATCATCCCCGGTAATGAAAAGGCTATCGGGAACGTCGTCAATCATCTGCTCAGACGCGGTGCCAAGATATACCATGAACGCAATGCAGACGTTCATGTATCAGGTCATGGCTCAAGCGAGGATCTGAAGTTAATGCTCAATCTTTTACAGCCTAAGTTTTTCATGCCGATGCACGGTGAATATCAAAACCTAATGCGGCATGCTGAACTCGCTGAGTCTATGGGTATACCGAGCGACAACATTAAAGTCGCTGAAGATGGCGAACTCATTCTACTGACCCCAGAGACGTGTGAGGTTTTTGGACGCGAGGGACGCTCCGGACGCGTCTTTGTCGATGGCAAGCCAGAATTTGAACTTGAGGATATCGTCCTACGCGATCGTATCCAACTCTCCGAAGATGGTATTGTCGTTCCGATAGTTGTGCTGCACAGCGATGCGGGTGAGGACAAGCAGGAGCTAACAGCTAAGAGTCAGGAAGAGAGCGAGCAGCAGTTGGAGGGCGGATCTACGGAGAACGACTCTCACATTTCAACCCACCTAACCGAACCGCAAGGTAAAATTAGAACACAGATAGAAATCATCTCGCGAGGGTTTGTCTATATGGATAAGTCTGAAGAACTGATAGAGGAAGTGAAAGAAATTACCCAGAGCATCATTGAAAACCTAAGCGATGAACAGAAGGAGGAAACAGAGGCAGTCCAAGACGAGATCCGGGGCTCGCTCCGCCGGTTCTTCTCGAAACAGATGCAACGGACACCCCTCATCTTTCCCGTCGTTATGCGGGTTTGA
- a CDS encoding leucine--tRNA ligase has translation MENHPYAPAEIEPYWQAVWREKEAFKIPNDIETLSKKPKFYVLGMFPYTSGAGLHVGHSKNYLPTDVFANFRRMQGYHVMHPMGWDAFGLPTERTAVRENEHPAHITQRNTATFRHQMQRFGFSYDWSREIDTSVPEYYKWTQWIFLRLYEKGLAYLANVPVNWCPALGTVLSNEEVKDGKYVETGDPVERRLMRQWMLRITAYADRLLDDLDLLDWPEGLKEMQRHWIGKSEGADITFDIKDSDHTFTVFTTRPDTLFGATYCVLAPEHPLVSEITHPDATSAVNAYVKEAVNKSDLQRTDLATEKTGVFTGAYAINPCNNAPVPIWVADYVLMTYGTGAIMAVPGHDERDHEFATTFGIPIVEVIKGGEKPIEEEAFEGDGVCVNSGFLNGVQVTEAKEKMIAWLESENRGARQVQYRLRDWLFSRQRYWGEPFPLAHLEDGTIVQLPDEELPLELPPIDAYKPTEDGKPPLARAGSEWLNVTLLDGQTAIRETNIMPQWAGSCWYYLRFLDAHNAEVPFDTELERYWMPVDLYLGGAEHAVLHLLYARFWHKVLYDCGLVSTKEPFQGLVNQGTILAQSYQDDAGKYYYPYEVEQNNGESVAKTSGVSLNVQVEKMSKSRFNVINSDDVIDNYGADAIRLYLLFIGPVTASTPWQDAGVEGVYRFLQRVWRLVIDEENGELSDKLTDAAGTTEPELWRELHKTIKQVTEDTESIDKMNTAISQMMIFVNAATQTKTLPTEILKVFLHLLAPYAPHITQELWHRLGETGFIAHSQWPTHDEGVLTTATVTIIAQVNGKLRNRLELPADATDKEIEAAALADERIQRFIEGKPIRKVIVVSNRNLINIVV, from the coding sequence ATGGAGAACCATCCTTACGCCCCGGCGGAAATAGAACCCTATTGGCAAGCCGTGTGGCGAGAAAAAGAAGCATTCAAAATTCCAAACGATATTGAGACATTGTCAAAGAAACCGAAGTTCTATGTGCTTGGCATGTTCCCTTATACCTCAGGTGCTGGACTTCACGTGGGACACTCAAAAAACTACCTACCTACCGATGTGTTTGCAAATTTCCGGCGAATGCAAGGCTATCACGTGATGCACCCAATGGGCTGGGATGCCTTCGGACTTCCGACAGAACGCACAGCCGTCCGTGAAAACGAACATCCAGCACACATCACACAACGCAATACCGCCACTTTTCGCCATCAGATGCAGAGGTTCGGTTTCTCTTACGACTGGTCACGCGAAATTGACACCTCTGTCCCCGAATATTATAAATGGACGCAATGGATTTTCCTCCGTCTCTATGAAAAAGGGTTGGCGTATCTCGCCAACGTCCCCGTCAATTGGTGCCCGGCGTTAGGCACTGTTCTCTCAAATGAAGAGGTAAAAGATGGAAAATATGTCGAGACGGGAGATCCTGTTGAGCGCCGCCTCATGCGACAATGGATGCTCAGAATTACTGCCTACGCGGATCGGTTGTTGGACGACCTCGACTTATTGGATTGGCCCGAGGGTCTCAAGGAAATGCAACGACACTGGATCGGTAAGTCAGAAGGGGCAGATATCACCTTTGACATTAAAGACAGCGATCACACGTTCACTGTTTTCACGACGCGCCCGGATACGCTCTTTGGGGCGACCTACTGTGTCCTTGCCCCCGAACATCCGCTCGTCTCCGAGATCACGCACCCCGATGCCACTTCAGCAGTTAACGCTTATGTTAAGGAAGCGGTTAACAAATCCGATCTTCAACGGACAGACCTCGCCACGGAGAAGACAGGGGTCTTTACGGGTGCCTATGCGATCAACCCTTGTAACAACGCGCCTGTTCCGATCTGGGTTGCGGATTACGTTCTGATGACTTATGGCACGGGTGCCATCATGGCTGTTCCCGGACACGATGAACGCGACCATGAATTCGCCACAACTTTCGGTATTCCCATCGTCGAGGTCATCAAGGGCGGTGAAAAACCGATTGAAGAGGAGGCTTTTGAGGGGGATGGTGTTTGCGTCAATTCCGGTTTCCTAAACGGGGTACAGGTTACTGAGGCGAAAGAGAAGATGATTGCGTGGCTTGAAAGTGAGAATAGAGGGGCGCGCCAAGTTCAATACCGTTTACGAGATTGGCTCTTCTCACGGCAACGCTATTGGGGTGAACCGTTTCCACTCGCGCATCTTGAGGACGGGACCATTGTGCAACTGCCCGATGAGGAACTGCCTTTAGAACTTCCGCCTATTGATGCGTATAAGCCGACAGAGGATGGCAAACCGCCACTGGCTCGCGCGGGATCCGAATGGTTGAATGTGACACTCCTTGACGGACAAACCGCGATACGTGAAACGAACATCATGCCGCAATGGGCAGGTTCTTGCTGGTATTACCTACGGTTCCTCGATGCACACAACGCTGAGGTACCTTTTGATACTGAACTTGAACGCTACTGGATGCCTGTTGATCTTTACTTGGGCGGTGCAGAACACGCTGTGTTACATCTACTCTATGCACGTTTCTGGCATAAGGTCCTTTACGATTGTGGATTGGTCTCCACGAAAGAACCGTTCCAAGGTTTGGTGAATCAAGGGACGATTCTTGCGCAGTCGTATCAGGACGATGCAGGCAAGTATTACTATCCGTATGAAGTTGAGCAGAACAATGGAGAATCTGTAGCGAAAACTTCTGGTGTGTCGCTCAATGTGCAAGTGGAGAAAATGTCTAAATCTCGTTTTAATGTCATTAATTCGGATGATGTCATTGACAATTACGGCGCGGATGCGATACGTCTCTACCTCCTGTTTATCGGACCCGTCACAGCGAGCACCCCGTGGCAAGATGCCGGTGTTGAAGGGGTTTACCGGTTTTTGCAACGTGTCTGGAGACTCGTTATTGATGAGGAGAACGGCGAACTCAGCGATAAGTTAACCGACGCTGCTGGCACAACGGAACCGGAACTCTGGCGGGAACTCCATAAAACCATCAAACAGGTAACCGAAGACACGGAGTCCATTGACAAGATGAATACGGCGATTAGCCAGATGATGATTTTCGTTAACGCTGCTACACAGACGAAAACACTACCTACGGAGATATTGAAGGTGTTCCTGCATCTGCTAGCACCTTATGCCCCGCATATTACGCAGGAGTTGTGGCATCGTCTCGGTGAAACCGGATTTATTGCGCATTCACAGTGGCCCACACACGATGAAGGCGTGCTCACGACTGCTACGGTGACGATCATTGCGCAAGTCAATGGAAAACTTCGCAACCGGCTTGAACTTCCTGCCGATGCAACCGACAAAGAGATTGAGGCGGCTGCACTCGCAGATGAACGGATTCAACGGTTCATTGAAGGGAAACCGATTCGGAAGGTTATCGTCGTGTCGAACCGCAACCTTATCAACATTGTTGTTTAA
- the groL gene encoding chaperonin GroEL, with translation MPAKQIIFDEEARVALKRGADTLADAVKVTLGPRGRNVVIQKSFGAPLVTCDGVTVAKEIELPDPYENMGAQLLQSIATKTNDVAGDGTTTATLLGQEILHEGLKNVTAGADPMQLKIGIDKAVVAAVDAITAQSRAVNTHAEILQVASIAANDPANDSNIGATVAEALERVGNDGAITIEEGKTSETTVDIVEGMQFDRGFLSPNFVTDLEAQVVEFENPFILINTEKISTVADLVPIMEKTMQLGRPLFIIAEDVEGEALSTLVVNKLRANLQVAAVKAPGFGDRRKEMLEDIAILTGGQVISEETGIRLENIVVGMLGTARRVVVDKDNTTIVGGSGVKEAVEGRVAQIRTQIEETTSEYDQEKLEERLAKLAGGVAVVNVGAATEVEMKEKKARFEDALAATRAAVEEGIVPGGGTSLLRAAASLSGVKLDGDQETGLNIIRRSLLSPVRAIAENAGMEGSVVVAKLQEGEGNYGFNAATSEYGDMLEEGVVDPTKVVRSALQNASSIAGLLLTTETLITEIEEPPGAAAAAADPHAGHFH, from the coding sequence ATGCCAGCAAAGCAAATTATCTTTGATGAAGAAGCGAGGGTGGCACTCAAGCGCGGCGCGGATACACTCGCCGATGCTGTGAAGGTTACCCTTGGGCCCCGTGGCAGAAATGTTGTCATTCAAAAATCTTTCGGGGCACCGCTGGTAACATGCGATGGTGTCACCGTCGCAAAAGAAATTGAACTCCCGGACCCGTATGAAAATATGGGTGCCCAGTTACTCCAATCCATTGCAACCAAAACAAACGATGTCGCGGGCGACGGAACCACCACTGCTACCCTGCTGGGTCAGGAAATTCTTCATGAAGGGCTCAAGAACGTCACTGCGGGTGCCGACCCGATGCAGTTGAAGATCGGTATAGACAAAGCCGTCGTCGCTGCTGTTGATGCAATTACCGCACAAAGTCGTGCTGTGAATACACACGCAGAGATTTTACAGGTAGCCTCAATCGCAGCCAATGATCCCGCAAACGACAGTAATATCGGTGCTACCGTCGCTGAAGCACTTGAGAGGGTTGGAAACGACGGTGCGATCACGATTGAGGAAGGCAAAACGTCAGAGACGACTGTTGATATTGTTGAAGGTATGCAGTTTGATCGCGGTTTCCTCTCACCCAATTTTGTGACCGACTTGGAGGCACAGGTGGTCGAATTTGAGAATCCTTTTATTCTCATCAATACCGAGAAAATTTCCACGGTGGCGGATCTTGTGCCGATTATGGAAAAGACGATGCAACTCGGCAGACCCTTGTTCATTATCGCTGAGGATGTTGAAGGCGAAGCCCTCTCTACATTGGTGGTGAATAAACTCCGGGCGAATCTTCAAGTTGCCGCCGTTAAAGCCCCCGGTTTTGGTGATCGACGTAAAGAGATGTTAGAAGACATCGCTATCCTGACGGGGGGTCAAGTTATCTCTGAAGAGACGGGTATCCGTTTAGAAAATATTGTTGTGGGCATGTTAGGAACGGCTCGACGCGTCGTCGTTGACAAGGATAACACCACAATCGTTGGCGGTAGTGGTGTCAAAGAAGCCGTTGAAGGAAGAGTCGCACAGATTCGGACGCAAATCGAAGAAACGACTTCTGAGTATGACCAAGAGAAGTTGGAAGAACGGCTTGCGAAACTCGCAGGCGGCGTTGCTGTTGTCAATGTTGGTGCTGCGACGGAAGTCGAGATGAAAGAGAAGAAGGCTCGATTTGAAGATGCCCTTGCCGCAACGCGTGCCGCAGTTGAAGAAGGCATCGTCCCTGGGGGTGGCACGTCACTTTTACGAGCCGCAGCGTCCCTGAGTGGGGTGAAGCTTGACGGAGATCAAGAAACAGGGCTCAATATCATCCGCCGCAGTTTGCTATCGCCTGTGCGTGCTATCGCTGAGAATGCAGGTATGGAAGGTTCGGTCGTTGTTGCCAAGCTACAGGAAGGTGAAGGGAATTACGGTTTCAATGCCGCAACATCTGAGTATGGGGACATGCTTGAAGAAGGCGTTGTTGACCCGACAAAAGTCGTCCGATCCGCGCTGCAGAACGCTTCCAGTATCGCAGGCTTGCTGTTGACGACGGAAACGCTCATTACAGAGATTGAAGAGCCACCGGGTGCAGCCGCAGCCGCAGCCGATCCGCACGCTGGACATTTCCATTAG
- a CDS encoding fibronectin/fibrinogen-binding protein: MSYDSLALRLVAQELHETLLNGTIRHIEQANPHTFSFKIGRGAQTHWLTLSAHSLHARAHLIQKPPSGQKQSYLADFLTTHLRRGTVTAIEQLGWDRILKITVQPVSDEPIQPSPKAVIAEFMGKHSNIILIDATDDRILESLKRIDETMSRHREILPGETYTLPPQQEKVDPLTLDEATFTELFGGRKEVSWRQLFNKIDGFSPTLAKEVVARAAETGLWEGYQQVIDCFDAAHASPQLLVDEEGPIAASAMRLHQFPSAASQTFDTMSDAFAAYYAAVTLKEAIASEHRTLTQALTKQEKLLLRKAAGLHADLGRAEKAETYRIQGELLLANLHAITRGQKQVELQNYYSQDLEMLSIPLNPEQSPSDNAQTYFKKYTKAKRGHSRIQQLISDIEADQETLRLYASKLETADTLDALQRLRAEFVANGYLKAPQRGKQKQEVGAGPFRRYTSVNGFQMYVGRNSQSNDLLLRQIAKPRDMWLHAKQIHGSHVIIRNPENRQDIPMPTLLQAAQLAAYYSKAHHASNVPVDYTWARYVVKRKGNVAGYVHYTREKTLFVEPAVPKRKE, encoded by the coding sequence ATGTCTTATGATAGTTTAGCACTTCGTCTGGTCGCGCAGGAATTGCATGAAACCCTTTTGAATGGCACAATTCGACACATTGAACAGGCGAATCCTCACACCTTTTCATTTAAAATCGGGCGCGGTGCTCAGACGCATTGGCTGACGTTATCCGCACATTCGTTGCATGCTCGCGCCCACCTCATCCAGAAACCGCCATCCGGACAAAAACAATCCTATCTGGCGGATTTTCTCACAACGCATCTCAGGCGCGGCACTGTTACTGCGATTGAGCAACTCGGTTGGGATCGGATACTCAAGATAACCGTTCAACCCGTTTCCGATGAACCGATACAGCCGTCCCCTAAAGCCGTTATCGCCGAATTTATGGGGAAGCACAGCAATATTATCCTGATTGACGCAACCGACGACAGGATTTTGGAAAGTCTCAAACGTATTGACGAGACAATGAGTCGGCATCGAGAGATATTGCCGGGTGAAACCTATACGTTGCCACCGCAGCAGGAGAAGGTAGACCCACTGACACTCGATGAAGCAACGTTTACTGAACTTTTTGGGGGGCGGAAAGAAGTCAGTTGGCGGCAGCTCTTTAACAAAATTGACGGTTTTAGTCCGACACTCGCAAAAGAGGTGGTCGCTCGCGCAGCAGAAACTGGGCTTTGGGAGGGCTATCAGCAGGTTATCGACTGTTTTGATGCCGCGCATGCCTCACCGCAACTTCTCGTGGATGAAGAGGGTCCGATAGCAGCATCAGCTATGAGGCTGCATCAGTTCCCGAGTGCTGCCTCTCAAACGTTTGACACAATGAGCGATGCGTTCGCAGCATACTACGCGGCAGTCACCCTGAAGGAGGCTATCGCCTCGGAACACCGGACCCTCACGCAAGCGTTGACGAAACAGGAGAAACTTCTTCTACGAAAAGCAGCAGGGCTGCACGCCGATCTGGGACGCGCAGAGAAAGCGGAGACGTATCGCATTCAGGGGGAATTACTGCTCGCGAACCTGCACGCGATCACCCGCGGACAGAAACAGGTAGAATTGCAGAACTATTACAGTCAGGATCTCGAAATGCTGTCGATTCCGCTGAATCCGGAGCAAAGTCCGTCCGATAACGCACAGACCTATTTCAAGAAATACACAAAAGCGAAACGGGGACATTCACGTATCCAGCAACTCATTTCCGACATAGAGGCGGATCAGGAAACACTTCGACTCTACGCCTCCAAATTAGAAACTGCTGATACTTTAGATGCGCTGCAGCGTCTACGTGCGGAGTTCGTCGCGAACGGATATCTCAAGGCACCACAGCGGGGTAAGCAGAAACAGGAGGTAGGTGCCGGTCCTTTCCGAAGGTATACCTCTGTCAACGGCTTCCAGATGTATGTCGGACGGAACAGCCAATCGAATGACCTGCTCTTGCGTCAGATTGCCAAGCCGCGCGATATGTGGCTTCACGCCAAGCAAATTCACGGGTCGCATGTCATCATCCGCAATCCAGAGAATCGTCAGGACATTCCGATGCCGACGTTGTTACAAGCCGCCCAACTTGCGGCTTACTACAGCAAGGCACATCATGCCAGCAATGTGCCAGTCGATTATACATGGGCGCGATATGTCGTGAAACGCAAAGGAAACGTCGCTGGGTATGTGCATTACACGCGTGAGAAGACGTTATTTGTTGAACCGGCGGTGCCCAAGCGGAAAGAATAG
- a CDS encoding IS200/IS605 family element transposase accessory protein TnpB, protein MSKPEKDFRTYIVATAKPTAELDAINRLGGRIYSKTVSLAFKTHDQKGFWLSDGGLKKYLKFKRYPCHAHSVQAIIDDYCGARRSFFSNKGCNPKAKPPKRTCKFHTFTWRATGISYKRGKLRLSMGKGREAVYIKIDKKFHKIVPSEVSLVYNRTTKLYELHATYQTQPKQTKVKHGTAVAVDMGEIHPITAFDGLHSEIYNGREHRSKVRYREKSKGSINRKLSRCKRGSRRWKKLKCAKDKSLAKLNAQLRDMRHKITSRFVSTCYKRKIETIVIGDIKHIRHSISYGKKANEKLHQWAFSQIRDMITYKAKALGISVDAQDEAYTSQTCPSCGHRKKPAKRNYKCSKCGWHGHRDIVGASNILTAYQGFLFNPVVGVVVSPTGVRFHPHLRRLDKWSPFSGLISSKPAKSRQRSTRL, encoded by the coding sequence ATGTCTAAGCCTGAAAAAGACTTCCGCACTTACATTGTAGCAACTGCGAAACCGACAGCGGAATTAGACGCTATAAACCGTCTCGGTGGACGTATCTATTCCAAAACGGTATCACTTGCATTCAAAACGCATGACCAGAAAGGGTTCTGGTTATCAGACGGTGGACTTAAGAAGTATCTCAAGTTCAAGCGGTATCCATGCCATGCGCATTCTGTGCAAGCAATCATAGACGATTATTGCGGTGCGAGGCGTTCCTTCTTTTCCAATAAAGGTTGTAATCCCAAAGCCAAGCCTCCGAAGCGGACTTGTAAGTTCCACACTTTCACGTGGCGTGCTACGGGCATCTCCTACAAACGCGGCAAACTACGACTTTCTATGGGTAAAGGACGCGAAGCCGTTTACATCAAGATTGATAAGAAATTCCATAAGATCGTTCCGTCCGAAGTCTCACTCGTCTATAACCGAACAACAAAACTCTATGAGTTGCATGCAACCTATCAAACCCAACCCAAACAGACAAAAGTAAAACACGGGACTGCTGTTGCCGTGGACATGGGTGAGATACACCCGATAACTGCCTTTGACGGTCTGCATTCTGAAATCTATAACGGACGCGAACATCGTAGCAAAGTTCGGTATCGCGAGAAGTCAAAAGGCAGTATCAATCGCAAACTCTCAAGGTGCAAGCGAGGGAGTCGTCGTTGGAAAAAACTCAAGTGTGCCAAAGATAAATCGCTTGCGAAACTCAATGCGCAGTTGCGTGACATGCGACACAAAATCACGTCACGCTTTGTTTCTACTTGCTATAAGCGAAAGATAGAAACGATTGTTATTGGTGATATAAAGCATATCCGACACTCCATTAGCTACGGTAAAAAAGCCAATGAGAAGTTACACCAGTGGGCATTTTCTCAAATTAGAGATATGATTACCTACAAAGCCAAAGCACTCGGTATCTCTGTTGATGCCCAAGACGAAGCCTACACCTCTCAAACCTGCCCAAGTTGCGGTCATCGTAAGAAACCTGCCAAACGAAACTATAAGTGTTCGAAATGCGGTTGGCATGGGCATAGAGACATTGTAGGTGCGAGTAACATTCTCACAGCGTATCAGGGTTTCCTTTTTAACCCTGTAGTCGGGGTGGTGGTATCCCCCACAGGTGTGCGGTTTCACCCACACTTGCGTAGACTTGATAAGTGGTCACCATTTTCGGGACTCATATCAAGTAAGCCTGCCAAGAGCAGACAAAGAAGCACACGCCTTTAG
- the tnpA gene encoding IS200/IS605 family transposase, whose amino-acid sequence MIWCTKYRRKVLDASIQERLHPLICAKQTELDFSVCTSEMMQDHVHLIIENNPKVPVTRTVGLLKGYTSKMLREEFPHLKSRLPTLWTRSKFISSVGSVTLEVVKRYIEDQKNV is encoded by the coding sequence GTGATTTGGTGTACAAAGTATCGGCGTAAAGTTTTAGACGCATCCATCCAAGAACGTCTTCACCCGTTAATCTGTGCCAAGCAAACTGAGTTAGATTTTAGCGTCTGTACCAGCGAGATGATGCAAGACCACGTGCATTTGATAATCGAGAATAATCCGAAAGTGCCAGTCACACGAACAGTTGGGTTACTCAAAGGATACACCTCGAAAATGTTGCGTGAGGAATTTCCACACCTAAAATCACGATTACCTACACTGTGGACGCGCTCCAAATTCATATCGTCAGTCGGCAGCGTAACGTTAGAAGTTGTAAAAAGATATATTGAGGATCAGAAGAATGTCTAA